In the Brassica napus cultivar Da-Ae chromosome A7, Da-Ae, whole genome shotgun sequence genome, one interval contains:
- the LOC106358431 gene encoding glucan endo-1,3-beta-glucosidase 14-like: MAILFTSSFMATRSLFFFKVLLLFLALSDSFSATSNGQGVGINYGQIANNLPSPARVAVLLRSLNITRVKLYDADPNVLSSFSNSQVDFMIGLGNEFLQNMSADPTKAQSWIQQRLQPHIAKTRITSIVVGNEIFKTNDRVLISSLLPAMKAVYSALTNLGLEKQVTVTSAHSLDMLQTSYPPSSGSFRQEFIQFLQPLLDFHSQIKSPFLINAYPFFAYMDSPKEIPLEYVLFQPNQGMVDPNTNLHYDNMLFAQVDALYAAIKTLGHTDVEVRISETGWPSKGDENEIGATPENAALYNGNLLRLVQQRKGTPGKKSVPIDVYVFALFNENLKPGPTSERNYGLFYPDGKPVYNVGLQGYLPDIIYSSSASSIKVKHAIKIQELIRASLSQNPLKGLLVNF; the protein is encoded by the exons ATGGCCATTCTCTTTACATCATCATTCATGGCCACACGCAGCCTCTTTTTCTTCaaagttcttcttctttttcttgctcTCTCAGATTCTTTTTCAGCGACAAGTAACGGCCAAGGTGTGGGAATCAACTACGGCCAAATCGCTAACAACCTCCCGTCTCCAGCGCGAGTCGCCGTCCTCCTCCGTTCACTTAACATCACAAGAGTAAAGCTCTACGACGCAGACCCAAACGTCCTCTCCTCCTTCTCAAACTCACAAGTAGATTTCATGATCGGTCTAGGCAACGAGTTCCTCCAAAACATGTCAGCGGATCCAACCAAAGCTCAGAGCTGGATCCAGCAACGACTCCAACCGCACATCGCCAAAACGCGAATAACCTCGATCGTTGTCGGAAACGAAATCTTCAAAACTAATGACCGTGTCTTAATCTCGAGTCTCTTACCGGCCATGAAAGCGGTTTACTCTGCTCTAACCAATCTCGGTTTAGAGAAACAAGTCACGGTAACATCCGCTCATTCGCTAGACATGCTTCAGACATCTTATCCACCGTCGTCCGGATCATTCAGACAAGAGTTTATACAGTTTCTCCAACCACTTCTTGATTTTCACTCTCAGATCAAGTCTCCTTTCTTGATCAACGCGTATCCTTTCTTCGCTTATATGGACAGTCCTAAAGAGATTCCCTTAGAGTATGTTCTGTTTCAGCCGAACCAAGGGATGGTTGACCCGAACACGAATCTTCATTACGACAACATGTTGTTTGCTCAAGTCGATGCGCTTTATGCAGCCATTAAAACGTTGGGGCATACTGACGTTGAGGTTAGGATCTCGGAGACGGGATGGCCTTCCAAAGGAGATGAGAATGAGATCGGAGCTACGCCGGAGAACGCGGCGCTTTATAACGGGAACTTGTTGAGGTTAGTTCAGCAGAGGAAAGGGACTCCGGGCAAGAAGTCTGTTCCGATTGATGTTTATGTTTTTGCTCTTTTTAATGAGAATCTTAAACCCGGTCCGACTTCTGAGAGGAATTATGGGTTGTTTTATCCGGATGGTAAACCGGTTTATAATGTCGGTTTACAGGGTTATCTTCCTGATATTATATACAGTTCAAGCGCAAGTTCAATCAAG GTCAAACATGCAATCAAGATTCAAGAACttattagagcatcattatcccaaaACCCCTTAAAGGGTCTCTTagttaatttttaa